In one window of Myotis daubentonii chromosome 13, mMyoDau2.1, whole genome shotgun sequence DNA:
- the FANK1 gene encoding fibronectin type 3 and ankyrin repeat domains protein 1, whose amino-acid sequence MAPLYLESISEATPSAQPHAPAVGRVTHHSIELHWDSARTAKRQGPQGQWTQFSIEEEDPRTHAYGAIYMGYATRHVVEGLQPRTLYRFRLKVTSPAGESALSPAVSVSTAREPLSSEHLHRAVNVNDEELLLGILRGGTVKVDVPNRLGFTALMVAAQKGYTRLVKILISHGTDVNLRNGSGKDSLMLASYAGHLDVVKCLRRHGASWKARDLGGCTALHWAADGGHCHVIKWMLQDGCEVDAMDAGSGWTPLMRVSAVSGSQRVASLLIEAGADVNVKDKDGKTPLMVAVLNNHEELVQLLLDKGADANVRNEFGKGILDMARVFDRQNMVSLLEERRSRQEPRRSLSLLSAGRTPRVAVELEKESLRL is encoded by the exons ATGGCGCCCCTGTACTTGGAGTCAATTTCAG AAGCCACGCCCTCCGCACAGCCTCACGCCCCTGCCGTGGGCAGGGTGACCCATCACAGCATCGAGCTGCACTGGGACTCGGCGAGGACGGCGAAGCGGCAGGGGCCTCAGGGGCAGTGGACCCAGTTCTCCATCGAAGAGGAGGACCCCCGGACGCACGCCTACGGGGCCATTTACAT GGGCTACGCCACCAGGCACGTCGTGGAGGGGCTGCAGCCGCGGACCCTGTACCGCTTCCGCCTGAAGGTCACCAGCCCCGCGGGGGAGTCTGCGCTCAGCCCGGCGGTCTCCGTGTCCACGGCCA GAGAGCCCCTGAGCAGCGAGCACCTCCATCGGGCGGTCAACGTGAACGACGAGGAGTTGCTGCTGGGAATCCTCCGTGGAGG CACCGTGAAGGTGGACGTTCCCAACAGGCTCGGCTTCACCGCGCTGATGGTGGCTGCACAGAAAGGCTACACCAG GCTCGTGAAAATCCTCATTTCTCACGGCACCGATGTGAACCTGAGGAACGGCAGCGGCAAGGACAG CCTGATGCTCGCGAGCTACGCGGGGCACCTGGACGTGGTGAAGTGCCTCCGCCGGCATGGCGCCTCCTGGAAGGCCCGCGACCTGGGCGGCTGCACCGCGCTGCACTGGGCGGCCGACGGCGGCCACTGCCACGTCATCAAGTGGATGCTGCAGGACGGCTGCGAG GTGGACGCCATGGACGCTGGCTCGGGCTGGACCCCCCTCATGAGAGTGTCCGCCGTCTCGGGGAGCCAGAGGGTCGCCTCCCTGCTGATCGAAGCCGGCGCCGACGTGAACGTGAAGGACAAAGACGGGAAGACCCCCCTGATG GTGGCCGTGCTGAACAATCACGAGGAGTTAGTCCAGTTGCTGCTGGACAAAGGGGCAGATGCAAATGTGAGAAACGAG TTTGGCAAAGGCATCCTGGACATGGCCAGGGTGTTCGACCGGCAG AACATGGTCTCCCtgctggaggagaggaggagccGGCAGGAGCCCAGGAGGTCACTGTCCCTGCTGTCCGCCGGCAGGACGCCGAGGGTGGCtgtggagctggagaaggagagcCTGCGCCTCTGA